The genome window ATGTCATTTTTGTAGGTAACCAGCTCGGCACCCAGCTCATTTGCTTTCTTCTCAAAGGTTGTCCCCATGGCAGTGCCGATTTTTCTTCCTTTAATATCTGTCGAACTGGCGATGGCGGAAGATTCCGGAATGAAGAGCTGAGCGCCCGTATGATAGTAAGGATCCGTAAAATCTACTTTCTTTTTCCGCTCCTCTGTTATCGCCATGCTGGAGAGAATGATATCGTACTTTTTCGAGAGCAGTCCGGCAATGATGCTATCCCAGGGAGTTGCAATATAGTTAGGCTTTACTCCCATGCGTTTGGCAAGCTCATTCGTAATATCCACATCAAAGCCTTCCAGCTCGTTTTTGTCGTTGTAGAAATTAAACGGAGGGTACGCCCCTTCAATGCCGATATTGATCGTTCCAGAGGACTTGATCTTCCCCAGTGCTCCTGCGGTTTCAGCTTCACTCGACTTCGATGCTTCAGTGGTGCCTGTTTCCTTGCCGCCGCAAGCAGACAGAAGCAGTGTAAAAAGGGCAAATACCAACCCGACAATCATTCTCTTTTTGTTCATCAGATATCGTCCCCCTAATGGTTTTATACGGTAGCTGCTTTTACAATCGCTGTTTCCAAAATGGTTAAGCCTTTATCCAGGTCCTCTTCCGCAATATTCAGCGGCAGCATGAGACGTATCGTTTGCCCGTATACTCCGCAGCTTGTGACCAACAGCTTGTTTTTCAGCGCCTCTTCACGAATTGCTGCAACAAGCTTGGTTCCGGGATTTCCATTTTCATCTTGGAATTCAACCCCGATCATCAGCCCTGTGCCGCGAATCTGGGCGACTGAGGTAAGATGGCCAATCTCTTGCTTTAGCCGCTCTACAATTTGATTGCCTAGCGCAGCCGATCTTTCAACGAGCTGTTCTCGTTCAATGACATGAATACTCGCAAGTGCTGCCGCACAAGAGATTGGGTTACCTCCAAACGTCGATCCATGTCCGGCTACCGGCCATTTTTCGTGCAGCTCCCTATTGGCAACGATCGCTCCGAGAGGCATACCGGCGGATAGCGCTTTGGCCAGGACCAGAATGTCCGGCGTCACCTCGGCGTGTTCTGCAGCAAACATCTTTCCTGTTCGGCCAAATCCTGTTTGAACTTCATCAAAAACGAGCAAAATCCCATGTTTCTCCGTGATTCTGCGCAATTGATGCAGAAAAGCAGCTGGTGCGGGTACATAACCACCCTCTCCCATAAAGGGTTCTATAATGATCGCTGCTACCTGAGCAGGATCCACTTGAAGCTCGAATAACTTTTGCAATCGATCAAGCGAATAGGCAGCCGCTTCTTGTTCACTCATGCCCTTACCCAGCTGAAGCGCATATGGATAGGGAATGTGGTAGACACCACCCATGAGTGGTTCATAGTGCTTTTTGTACTTGGCGCTGGAAGCTGTCAGTGTCGTGGCTCCAATCGTTCGGCCGTGAAATGAGCCTTCAAAGGCAATGAGTGCCGGCCGGCCTGTAGCCGCTCTGGCCAATTTGATGGCACCATCAATCGCCTCAGCCCCCGAATTGCTGAAGAAGACGGTATCCAGATCACCTGGTGTAATCTCTGCAAGCTTTTCCGCCAAATTGACAACGCTTTCATAGTAACCGTAATTCAGCCCGAGATGGATCAGAGAACTTGCCTGATCTTGAATAGCCTTGACCACTTCCGGATGCGTGTGTCCCAGTGCATTGACTGCTACCCCGGAAACAAAATCGATATACTCCACATCATCGACTGTCCAAAATTTTGCCCCGTGCGCGTTCTTAACCACGAGGTTCGTAACCCGCGTCATTACCGGCGACAGGTGGCGAAGTGCTTTTTGTTGAAGCTCGCTCATACTTTTTGTGCTGTTCGTCATGGTTCATTCCTCTTTCCCTATTAATTTGTGTACCTGCAACTCAAAAGCAGTAAGTGCCTGATCCAAAATGGCGATAAGCTCATCGATTTCATCCCTAGTGATCGTAAGCGGAGGCCCGATCAACAAATGATCTCCATTCGTTCCATCGATTGTTCCAGATCCCGGATAGAATGTCGCTCCCCGCTTTATTGCCTCTTGATTTAACCGCTCGGCAGCTCCGAATGAAGGGGGAAACATCCGGTCCTGAGAACGGTCCATCAGCAGTTCAAAGCCGATTAGCAAACCTTTTCCCCTGATTTGTCCCATACTGCTGTGCTTTTGCTGCAGCTCGCTCAAACGCTGAAACAGATAAACGCTTTGTTCTCTGCAATTGGAAAGCACATTCTCTCGCTGATAATAACGAACAGCAGCGAGGCCGGCAGCAACCGATACCGGATGACCGCTGAAAGTATAGCCGTGAATAAAGTGACCGTCTCCGTTTTCAATTAAGCTATCTACGATTCGATCAGAGACAATCATTCCTGCGAGGGGAGCATACCCTGCCGATACACCTTTGCCAAAGGTGATGATATCCGGTTGGATCCCAAACTGCTCGCTGGCAAAATCAGTGCCCGTTCGACCAAAACCGGTCATCACCTCATCGACAATGAAGACAATATCATTTTGATCGCAAATCTCCCGCACTCGCTGCAGATAGCCGTCGGGCGGAACTACCGCCCCTTGTTGGCTGCCGACGATCGGCTCGCAGATAAAAGAAGAAATCGATTCAGGTCCAATCTCTTTGATGAGCCGCTCCAGCTCCTCCGCGCAAGGCAACAGCTTTTCTCTCTGGCAGATTTCCTCTGACCGTTTGTAGGGACAGCGATGGCAATACGGTGAATGGATATGTTCGAATTTAGCCAAGGTCGCTGTATACGGTTTGCGCCTTTTACTATCGCCACCTGCGGATAATGATCCGAGCGTGTTGCCGTGGTAGCCCTGCCAGCGGCCGATGACCACATGCTTTTCCGGCTTGCCGCGATCTCGATGGTACTGACGCGCGAGCTTCATCGCGCTCTCGTTCGCTTCCGACCCACCCGAGGTAAAATAAACCCTATTTAATGAAGGGGGAGCCATCTTCCCGATCTCCGCTGCCAATTCGTGCAGCACCTTTGTTTCAAAGCGCAGGGTATGAACAAACCCCGCTTTTTTCGCCTGTTCTGCCATCGCTTCTGCAATTTCTGTCACCCCGTGCCCCAAATTGGCAGCAATTGCTCCAGAAGAGGCATCCAGATAACGCTTTCCATGTTCGTCATACAGATAAACGCCCTCAGCATGGGTAATCACGGGGTACTGTTTGGAAAAATCACGGTGAAACACATAGTCTTTTGCCACTACCCGTTCCATTTTTCAATCACCGTCGCAATTCCTTGGCCACCTGCGATACACAGAGTGGCCAATCCGTATTTGGCATCCTGTTTTTGCATTTCGTGCACGAGGGTGACCATGATTCTGGCACCGGAGCAGCCTAACGGATGACCGAGGGCGATTGCTCCTCCATTGACGTTTACGTTGCTGCCTGAGATCCCCCACTCCTTGAGCACTGCCAGACTCTGTGCCGCAAAAGCTTCATTTAACTCGATCAATTGAACATCACTCAGATCCACACCGCAAAGCTGCAGTGCTTTTTTAGTTGCAGGCACGGGTCCGATCCCCATTTCTTTTGGGGATACCCCGGCCGAAGCAAACGATCGAATCTTCGCCATCGGGGTCAAGCCCAGAGACTTCGCTTTCTTCTCGCTCATCATCAGCAGCATCGCTGCTCCGTCATTCCTACCGGACGAGTTGCCCGCTGTAACGGTTCCATTCTTTCTAAATACGGGAGATAGCTCAGTCAGCTTTTGCAGACTCGTTTCTCTCGGGTGTTCATCGACAGCAAATAAACGAACGCTGTTTCTACCTTCCTTTACTTCGATCGGGACGATTTCGTCGTTGAACCTTTCCGATTCTATGGCACTTTTGGCTTTTGCTTGGCTCTGATACGAAAATTCATCCTGAGCCTGACGGGAAATTTCATATTTTTCAGCCAATATCTCGGCGGTTTCGCCCATCGTAAATGTTCCATATCGATCGACAGGCTGCGAACGGGGCTGGCTCTCTGTATTGGAATCGAACATCGTCATATTCCCCGGATTCAATCCAAATCTGTTTCCCACGAAATAATAGGGTGCCATCGACATGCTCTCCACACCTCCTGCCAACACAACCTCGGATTGGCCGGTCAAAATCGACGTATAGGCATTCCAAACCGCTTGCATTCCTGAACCGCATTGGCGATGTACCGTATACCCAGGCACTGTTTCCGGAAATCCGGCCTTGAGTGCAGCCACTCTGGCAATATTGGGTGAATGGGCACTTTGCTTGGTCTGCCCCACAATCACTTCATCGACAATTTCCGGTCGAAAACCGGAATGTGAGAGGTTATTGTTCATGACAATCCCTACCAACTCTTCCGGAGTAGTTTGAGCCAGAGCTCCTCCGTATTTCCCTATCGGTGTGCGTAATGCATTCACGATGACAACCATTTATCCACCTCATGACCATGCGTATTGGTTAGATATTCACTCGTTTCTTCCTTTGCCAGCTGCACTTCAAAATGAGCTTCTGTCTTGCTCTTCACTTCTTCAAGGGTTACATGGGGGGCGAGTTCGGTCAGAACCAGAGTCCTGTCCCGGACCTCAAACACCGCTAACTCCGTAACAATCAGATCAACTCGGCGAATCGAGGTCAACGGGTACGTCGTTTGTTTTACCAGCTTTGGGCTACCTTCTTTCGTGGTATGCGTCGTAGCGACAATTACTTTTTTTGACCCTTCCAACAGATCCATCGCTCCTCCTACGCCAAGCACACTTTTTCCCGGAACGGCCCAGTTTGCTACTCGCCCCTGTTCATCCACCTGCAGAACACCCAAGATAGACACATCCACATGTCCTCCGCGAATCATCGCAAAAGACTCGGCACTGTCGAAATAGGAAGCGCCTCTTAAAACGGTGACTGGAAGCTTACCGGCATTCACCAGATCTTTGTCCACCTCATCCGCAGTGGGGGCAGGACCCACGCCAAGGATTCCATTTTCCGAATGGATAAACACTTCGATCTTTTCTGGGAGGTATTCTACGACCAGGGTTGGGATTCCGATGCCGAGGTTTACGATATCCCCGTTCCGCAATTCCTTTGCAACCCGCGTTGCTATCAGCTCTTTCTCATTCATGAGCGGTCATCTCCCTTCATCGTCACATAGTTGATGAACAAGTGAGGCGTTACGATTTCCTCCGGGGACAGCTCTCCCACTTCAACGATTTCATCCACCTCGGCTATGACCATATCGGCAGCGGTGGCCATGATTGGATTAAAATTTCTAGCCGATTTTCTGTAAACGAGATTGCCCAGCTTATCGGCCTTATGCGCTTTGATAATCGCTACATCTGCACGAAGCGCTTCCTGAAAAAGGAACGATTTGCTCTGTATGACTTTCACTTCTTTTCGATCCTCTATTTGCGTCCCCACACCAGCAGGTACATAAAAGCCGCCGATTCCGGCTCCACCGGCGCGAATTGCTTCTGAAAGCGTCCCCTGCGGCATCAACTCGATCTCCAGTTCACCGCTCTGATTCGCTTTGACAACATCCGGATTAGACGTAAAGTAAGAGCCGATTGCTTTTTTTACGCGTTTTTCCAATACGAGTTCGCCAAGCCCTTTTCCCGGCTCTCCCAAGTTGTTGCTGATTATCGTTAGATTACGTATGGATGACTTGACCAACTCGGCAATGATGGCCAATGGACTTCCAACCAATCCGAATCCCCCTACCATCAGAGAGTTCCCATCCTTGATGAAAGCTGCTGCTTTTTTCACATCAATGAATTTCTCCATGTTTCCTCCTAAAAAATGAAAGAACCGAGCATAAAGCAACGTGACCGTACCAGAAATCAGAAAGATTCCTGAGAGTCTTTGCTTAGCTCGGTTCTGATGAGATCATGGAAAGAGGTTGTCTTCCCACTTCAACATAACCAACGTATTATTTTTTCTTGTCGAGGAAATCCCAGTAACGCTGTACAGCCGCCTGAAGCGCCACGATGATCGCCTGTTGAGATGGTGCGAAGTAATGCTCTTGGATCCTTTGAATCAATGGCTCCAAGCCTTTGTCCAGCTCATACCCGACAACAAGTCTTTCAAAAAAATCCTTGGTCAAGCTGGCGACAAAAGTAAATTCGACGCCAACAATCTTATGCGTTTCTAGATGCACTTCCAATACGATGCCTGCGTGCTTGTAAACTTCATACATCGAAGTACCTTGAGGTGCTTTGGAATACCCTGTGACTAGAACGGTTTGTAATACTTCCATTGGCTAAGTTCCTTCGGTAGTATTTTCTAAATAGTGAAGCGCTAACATTGGTTATTATTATAAAATTACCCATCTTTTTTTGTCAATGTAGAAAACAAAATTTTTCGTATAATCGAAATTATCTTTTGCGACTAAGCTGTACCGCTTGTCCCCTCCTTGTCCGTCAACCGACAATCATCTCCGCGGCAGTTCTTCATTCGTTCTCAGATGGCAAGTACCGATTCCAGAGTTTTATAGAGTCATGTCCTTTTTGCCAAACTCCTCTCCTTCTCCATTCCCCTTATTGTGATAGCAAGCGAACACGATCGACAATGCCGAACAAGGAAGTCCCTTCCGCAACAACGAATGGCCCCGATCAGACCGTTGCAAACTAAGGATACTCAGATTTCTACCAATCCCTATCCGAGAGGTGACTTCCCATGAAACGGATCGCAATTTTTGTCCTGGTTGCCTTGATGAGCGTCGGATTCCTGATGGCAATCGACTCACTCATGGGCCTGAGCCTTTTCCAATCGCTGCGAAATATTCGGCATACCTTCACCTTCATGGGGTGGGCTGAGTATCTGACCTCGCTGGCTCTTCTGTCGTTGTTCCTCGTGACAGAGATCGTTTCCTCCAGAAAGAAAGCAAAAGCAAAACGAGGGGGATAAACAAGGAGAAGACAAAGTATACGGTTCTCACCGTAAACTTCCCTTCCTGGATGTGCTCCGAAAAGCTGCCCGCAATCATGATGGACATGAAAAGGATCACGATTCCGATCGGGATGACCAGTCTCCGATGATCGTTTACGCGAAACAAATCTGCCGTACCGATTACTGCCGCATAATAAAAGATGGCCACCTTAAAAAAAACGGTAATAATCAATGTAAATACGACAATGGCATCCAGGCGCTGCAAAAAGTTCGCAATGTCTACCTTGCTGATCGTGGTCAACAGCGGAAAGGTCGAGCGGCGAGCTATGTCCGCTCCCAGCGTCGCGATTTCCACGGAGATGGTCAGGCACAAAGCTAGACCACTCAATAACATGCCAGCCATTCCGGCCCGAAGTACTCCCTTTTCATTTTTGAGATAAGGGAAGAGCATGGCAAAACAGATCGCTTCACCAAAAGGCGACATGAAGTTCCGAAAAATGGCCGTCTTTACTACCGGCTCCCAGCCTTTTTCTAAGAAGGGGAGCAAATTGTGGATGTTCACGATTCCGGAAAACTGAACGAGAAGGTTTCCGACGATCCCCAGCAGCACGATGACGATGAAAAAAACTTCCCCTGTTCGCGCCAGCACCTCGATCCCTTTGGCCAAAACATAGGCCGTCCCAAGTAACATGAGAGCATTCAGCATAAAAATGGGGGTAAGATCGTACACGGCGTTGTACAGTAGATTGCCTACATCCCGTAAGTCCCTTGCCGCCCCGTACACAAAAAACAAAATGTAGCAAAAGGCGATGGGCCAGCCGATGATGTTCCCGAGAATCTGCCTGACGTAACTGGTCAACAGGAGCGCCGGATAGCGGCGGTAAAGCGCCACATATACAAGAAGGAGAGCGAAACCGCACAGCATGGCGAGCAGGATGGACAGCCACGCATCTTTTTTGGCATCCAGCCCAAGCGGAACCACCACGGTTGTGCCCAATTCAAACAGGAACATCAGCGCAAACAGTTGCAGAGGGCCGATCCGTGCCTTTTCCATGAAATGCGTCTTCGCCTCCTTTCCTGCGCTTATTATTTCCCGCTTTCGGGATGGTGAGGAGAAGTAATCATACCGGGCTGCCGGATAAAGGCTTCGATTGACAGGTCAATTTCTATCGAAGGGAGCAGCTCATTCCACTTGCCTTTGATCAGATCCCACGCCTGCGGATCTGCCCTGTTCGCCGCTGCACCAAACCCGAAAATATCCGATTTCTCCTTTTGTGCCAGATGAATAGCAGCCAGTACCCTTTTCTTCGTCTCTTCCGCCAAGTTCTGCTCCAATTTGGCAATGGCCCGATCATCCTCGATGGGGACGGGAATCCTGGCCTCTCGGATGTCTCCTTCTTCCTTGATCGATACTTGAATGACCGGCTTGCCGTCGCGCCATTTTGCATCGATCTTCGTCCGGGATCGTGACACCTTGATGGCTAGCGCTGCCTTCGTCCCTTCCCAGTCGACATTCAGGACGGTGCTTTTCATTTTATTCAAGAGCCACACGGTCCCAATCGCCTCGTCCCCTTCCACCCAACGGAGCATCTTGCCGTTCTTGAACATTGCAAGACCGCCATTTTTCGTAATCGCCGACGGTTTGGACTCCTGCAGTGTCGTTATACGATCTCCGCTTGCCTCTCCCAGCTGCGTAAGCCCGCTGATTACCGGCTCACTTTCCTTGGTGGTCAATTTATTGATGACGTCGTCGTAATTGACCCGGATGCTGTGCCCCCAATCCTTTTCCGAGAAATCCATCTTGCCCACATTGGCATTGGCCGGGATTTTCTCCATTGGGGTCAAGGTGCTGATCACATTCTCCGCCGTCGTACCTCGAGCTATGGCGACCCTGGCTGTATAACGGATTTCATTGGACCTCTCCAGCGAGTCGAACAAGTCGTTAATTCCTTTGCGTGCCAGCGATTCCCCGATCACAACGAGGCGGACGTGGGAAAAGAACATGTCCCTGGGCACTTTCGGAGCCACTTTCCGGCTGATCTCGAAGATCGTGCTCCCCGTTTCGCTGTAAACAACAACCGGGGAGTTCTTTCCTCCTCCCCCTCCCAACGGCCCAGAGGTCACTTCTGAGGGGATGACGATCTGGTAAGAGGCGCGAAGGTGGTCCTTACCCGGCACAAGATCGATCCCAATCGCGGAGACAAAGGCCAGCTCCCCCAGCTCTCTCCGATTCCAACAGCCGGTCAAAAGCAGCAGGGAGATGAAGCATGCGATGACGGCGATTCTCTTACTGCTCATCCGGTTCCCCCTCTAGCCCTTTGACTTTTTGGGTTTGGATCACCCTGACGCGGGTAAACAGGGACCACAGCGGAAAGCGCATCAGCGAATCCTTCTGCTCGGAAGGCAGGAAGGGCGCAAAGGGCGTCAGAAACGGAACGCCAAAAGACCGCAGGCTGCACAAATGAGCAGTCAGGACAATCATTCCCAATGTCAGCGCGTAAAAGCCGAACGAGGCAGACAAGATCATGAACAAAAATCGGATCAAGCGTGCTGAAATGGCCAGGTTGTAGGAAGGGATAGCGAAGCTGGCTATGCCGGTGATCGCAACAACGATAACCATCGCCGGCGAAACGATGCCCGCTTGTACCGCGGCCTGACCCAACACGAGTGCCCCTACGATGGAAACGGCCTGTCCGACCGCCCTGGGCAGGCGGATACCCGCTTCCCGCAACAATTCAAACGTCACTTCCATAATCAATGCCTCGACCAAGGCTGGAAAGGGAACACCTTCCCGGGACGCAGCCAGGCTGAACAGCAGGCTGGTCGGAATCATGTCCTGATGAAAGGTCACCCCCGCAATGTAGATGGAAGGAACCAAAAGAGAGATCAAAAAGCTTATATAGCGGATTAATCTGAGAAAGCTGCTGATGTCGTAACGCTGATAGTAATCTTCTGCGGATTCAAAGAACTGCGCAAGCACTGTCGGTACAATCAAGGCGAACGGTGTACCGTTGACTAAAATGGCCACTCGTCCCTCGAGCAGGTTTTTGGCCACCACATCGGGACGCTCGGAATTATACATGGTCGGGAAGGGAGTAAAGGTCTGATCTTGAATCAGCTCCTCGATATAACCCGACTCCAGTACAGAGTCGAGCTTGATCTCCTTGAGCCTTTGTTTGACTTCCTGCACGATGTTTTCATCCGCTACTCCTTTTATGTACATGACGGCGACATCGGTTTTGGTCACATTGCCGATCTTCATCGTTTCCAGCCAGAGATCCGGGTTCATGATCCGCCGGCGAAGCAAGGTGATATTGGTCGCGATCGATTCATTGAAGCTATCCTTGGGACCGCGGATCGTTACTTCTGTCGTCGGCTCCGAAATGGAGCGCCACTCGCCGCCTCTCGTCCCGCAGACCACCGCTTTTGCGCAGCCGTCGATGAGAATGGCAGTATCACCGGAAACGATGGATACTGCGAGGTCCATCCAATCTTCGGTAACCCTTACTTCGCCGACCTTCACGGCGCGACTTTTGATGAAGCGGAACGTATCTTCGGGGGAGAACAAGCTGGCGGCAAAATCATCTGTCCCGAAAACAGATAAGGAACGCACAATGAACTCATTGACGGTTTGCATATCGATCAGATTGTTCGTATAGACGACAGCGACCCAGATGCCCTGTTCCCCCAGCTCCCACTCGCGGATGGTCAAATCGGGACTGTACCCGAGTTCTTGCCGCAACTGCTGAAGGTTGGCGGTCAAGCCCAGCTGGAAAGAATGCATCGGTCCAGTGGCCTTTCTCTTTCGAGCATACCTAGAATACCCCTTCATCTGTCAGTCCCCAAGTCCATTCATTTACCACAATTATCCGCAGGGGGGGCTAGTTTTATACAGTTCGGTCTACCCGCCGCAAAAAACGAAAAAAGCCAGGGGCTCCCACTGCGAGGGCAACCCGCTGACTTTCCTTTCGACTCCTCACGGCGTTCGAATGAAATAACGCTTTCGGCGCGATCTCATTGAACGTCGAAATCCTGTGGCTTCAAATCAATGCCCGATTGCACAGCAAATCCGGCAAAGGTTTTCGACGAATGACAACCTTTGCGTGCTTGCTTTACGAAGAAATCACGTTTGCTTCACTAGCCCCCTCACTTACCTTTTGCTTCTTCTTCTGATTCAACAAATAGGCAATGACGCCAGCTACTGCACTAATTGCAAATGTAGGCTTTGCCAAGAGCTCCTGGCTTTTCAAAATAAGTTCACCATTTTGCAAGAGAAGACCAAGCACTTGACCTATTACTAATAATGAGCCCGCTAGTAAAAAGAGTACCAGACTGACCACGAAAAGTACCTCAAGCGTCTTTTTCATAAAACACTCCTCCTTTGCCTTTATACAGGAATTGGCAATACACCCAGCGCGATGAAATAACCGATCAGGAAAATCGGAACGACATAATACATGATTAACGGGACAAACGTCTTTTCAGGCCGGGCTCCCGCTATTCCGGATGCAATAAAGATCGGTGCTGAGGATGGCGGGGAAGCCCCTTCCAGGCTCCTTAGAACCACTACTCGTGTATCTAGATGCACGGATGGGTCTTCCTTTATGCCTGGTGCGTGATCACTGCATCCTGCAATTATTGCTATCGTAGCCATTATGTAAAGGTACGTTTCATGTAGGTTCCCCTTCCTTAAACAATATTGCAATTACACTTCACTCATTTTTTATCTAGAAAGATATAGTAAATTAGCGGTAGATTTGGACTTTTCTTTCTTTGTCCAAGACTACCGCTAATTCCGGCGCATCTTAAAAAGGGATGTGTTTTCATAAGGTACTAAGTCGTAGTTCATAAAAATACTGCACAATTGGATGCTTTAATTTCATTTTCTCGGCCATGTTTAAAATTCGCTTTTTTCCAACTCGTCTGTCCACCAAAGCCAGGATATTCAATAATATATCATTGCTCTCCAGGCTTTCCTCAATAGAAATGGCTAAAAATTTATTAGCAACAACGCTAAAATTTGATTTACTTAATGATACCTGTGCTAACAAAAGCTCCTCTGCATATTCTGATATTTTTCTATTTCTTGCAATTACTTTTAGACGATCCTCTGGAACTATTCCCTTGGCATCTTTTCTGACAGCTTCAATTTCTTCATTACTGATTGGAATTTGGATATTTGGATCATTCTTAATTTCCAGCTCCGTCTGATACCATTTGATTAAGGTAGTTTTATCATTCATATTGAGTACATTCTTTTTGTCTACCGAAATATAACAAAGTCCTGCTTTATCTGGTAAATAACGATAGCCGGTTGCACGGTATTCAACCCTTTCATATAACGCAGGACAGAGAAAACTCTCCAGATTTTGCTTCAATTTGCTCCAGGACATTTAATCCTCCAATGTTCTATATGGTAAATACCTAGTGAGGCAGTCATTCTATTAGCCATCATACAAATACAACCTAATAGATCAGACTAAATACAAGTAACCTAGCGTTTCACCCGTTACTGGGGTTGCTCTCATTGCCTTCATCGTCTCTGTTTTGTTGCCTCTTCTATCTCAGTCCAGTTTAATTGTTGGGATCACTGAGCGAGTTGTATCAGCCTTTATTTTGGATGCCGGTGTTTCTGCGAAAGCTACTGTTGGTTGGTCTTACGCCGTAGGGGGATGGAATGCAGCCTTATGGTTTGGATTGATTTTGCCTGTCCTTGCCCTGCTATATTTTACATCAGAAAAGAAACGTTCCTAAGAAATCGCATGCAGTCAACGTTTGCGGCCATTACACCTAGTACTCATACCATTTTTTGTGTATTTATTTCGACGTAGAATCTCTGTTATTCTGGGTCATGCCAAACAAAACAGCCGAAACTTCCTCTCGAATGGAAGTGCGGGGGATCTTCTTTTGCAGATGTGAGATCTGCATGGGGTGAATCGCCAAAGGGCGTAGGGTTGTTTTTCCTCAATCCGAATCCGTCAACTAACCTCGTAGGCCAAAAAAAGGAGACGATGTGAATATGAAACGCCTTGGTACGATTGCAATCGCGACTTTGGGATTGGGATTTGTTCTTTCCGACTTTTCTAACACAGCTTCTGCCGCGGCCCTTCAACAACCAACCCAATCGTTTCCATATACCGTACAATACGGATATCAACCCGTGATGCAGCAACCTGTTCAACCGCAATACGCGACAACTATTCAGCAGCCTGTACAACAGGTAGCTGCTCCACAACCTGCAGAGCAAACCAATCAGCAAGTGGACGCTTCCGCTGTCATGAAGCAAGTCGCTAACCTGGTGAACCAAGAGCGTGCAAAAGCAGGGCTGAAACCAGTGGAGCTCGACGCTTCTTTGAACAAAGTAGCACAGGCAAAAGCGGCTGACATGTCCAATAACAACTACTTCGACCATACCAGCCCTACGTACGGTTCTCCATTTGACATGATGAAGCAGTTCGGTGTATCTTATATGACCGCTGGAGAAAACATTGCGATGGGTCAGCGCACCGCTGATGAAGTCATGAACCAATGGATGAACAGCGAAGGTCACCGTCAAAACATCATGAATCCTTCCTTCACCAAAATCGGTGTAGGCTATGTGAATGGATACTGGGTTCAAGAATTTATTGGCTAATGAATGCGATGCGAACGCCGAGTCCTCAAGCGAGGGCTCGGCGTTCTTGGTTTTCCCAGAAAGCCAGCTGCCTCATATGCTCGCGCTCCCTTTTCACATTAGTATTCACTAAGGTTGTGCTGTCATTCGCTGAAGAGACAAAATGCGTCCTTTCATCTTCTTGGAGCGACAGGAGCCCAATGCCTTTATTCCCCATATTCGAATGGGCGGATTCAAATAGTCATGTGCAACTTGGTTAAGGATGATCGTAAAGCGGGCAATACCTGATTCGTACGCGGAGACTTGTCGGCAAATGTTACCGGGGAACTCGAAATATCAGTTCATAGACTCTATCGAAATCGTCTCGCAT of Brevibacillus choshinensis contains these proteins:
- a CDS encoding CAP domain-containing protein; this translates as MKRLGTIAIATLGLGFVLSDFSNTASAAALQQPTQSFPYTVQYGYQPVMQQPVQPQYATTIQQPVQQVAAPQPAEQTNQQVDASAVMKQVANLVNQERAKAGLKPVELDASLNKVAQAKAADMSNNNYFDHTSPTYGSPFDMMKQFGVSYMTAGENIAMGQRTADEVMNQWMNSEGHRQNIMNPSFTKIGVGYVNGYWVQEFIG